The following proteins are co-located in the Streptomyces sp. DT2A-34 genome:
- a CDS encoding condensation domain-containing protein has protein sequence MHRSITRTYLKHYANVHNGVDELMPLTGAQRRFHHSRSTDPHGRAQILPVFLEFPPGLLSAHRLEQAARSVLLRHPALRGAADTAGGVPVLRIDPLPDSPIVREITAPDTERALWAALDHWPTGLGSFRVLLARDERRDLLAIGFDHLICDGESTGLVVDELMSAYHSPAHEPDSGSATELRRYREAVEQQLDREHEASGPEALEHWTARVRDAGPGLWGTGMYEPGPSASVWQHLTLSGPAALRPFPAVLAGCHEALARTAGAAPVAYTWGGQDGAGVVGCFINTVLAHPQHDGIRESWLEDLEFIDTPFDEVVRAARACQAPWTGHLDLVLTLIDRTRRPAPILEGEPGRFLYVSGHRAHEPVVVSALHDGEELSLRIDHDPAIVPGASATALADALRESLADSGQDAR, from the coding sequence GTGCACCGCAGCATCACCAGGACCTACCTCAAGCACTACGCGAACGTCCACAACGGAGTCGACGAGCTGATGCCGCTGACCGGCGCGCAGCGGAGGTTCCACCACTCCAGGTCCACCGACCCGCACGGCCGGGCGCAGATCCTGCCGGTCTTCCTGGAATTCCCGCCCGGCTTGCTGTCGGCCCACCGCCTGGAGCAGGCAGCGCGATCGGTCCTGCTGAGGCATCCGGCCCTGCGCGGTGCCGCGGACACCGCCGGAGGCGTGCCGGTACTGCGGATAGACCCCCTTCCCGACTCCCCGATCGTGCGGGAGATCACAGCCCCGGACACCGAGCGCGCTCTGTGGGCCGCCCTGGACCACTGGCCCACCGGGCTGGGCTCGTTCCGGGTGCTCCTGGCCAGGGACGAGCGGCGGGATCTGTTGGCCATCGGCTTCGACCACCTGATCTGCGACGGGGAGTCCACCGGGCTGGTGGTGGACGAGCTGATGTCCGCCTACCACAGCCCGGCACACGAGCCGGACTCCGGGTCCGCCACCGAACTGCGCCGCTACCGCGAAGCAGTGGAGCAACAACTGGACAGGGAGCACGAGGCCAGCGGGCCGGAGGCGCTGGAGCACTGGACAGCGCGGGTACGCGACGCGGGGCCCGGCCTGTGGGGCACGGGCATGTACGAACCCGGCCCCAGCGCCTCGGTCTGGCAGCACCTCACGTTGTCGGGACCGGCCGCGCTCCGGCCGTTCCCGGCAGTGCTGGCCGGCTGCCACGAGGCGCTCGCCCGTACGGCGGGAGCCGCACCGGTCGCCTATACCTGGGGCGGCCAGGACGGGGCGGGCGTGGTCGGGTGCTTTATCAACACGGTGCTGGCCCACCCGCAGCACGACGGCATCCGCGAGAGCTGGCTGGAGGACCTCGAATTCATCGACACCCCGTTCGACGAAGTCGTCCGGGCGGCCAGGGCGTGCCAGGCGCCGTGGACCGGCCACCTCGATCTCGTGCTGACCCTCATCGACCGCACACGCCGCCCGGCGCCGATACTGGAGGGCGAGCCCGGCCGGTTCCTCTATGTGTCGGGCCACAGGGCCCACGAGCCAGTGGTCGTTTCGGCCCTCCACGACGGTGAGGAGTTGTCGCTGCGCATCGACCACGATCCCGCGATCGTGCCCGGTGCCTCCGCGACCGCGCTCGCCGACGCACTGCGCGAATCCCTTGCGGACAGCGGCCAGGACGCGCGCTGA
- a CDS encoding AMP-binding protein — protein sequence MSDEGLLHAQVLGGAQAATAWLDSDGTSLTYQELEERSGRLARRLAEAGAGPGERVALFLERGADMAVAMLGALRAGAAFVPMSLAEPAPRLARILTDCAPAAVLVHDATAARFRHDGVRTLGVDADGDVGGEHGPAVAGSPEDPAYVIYTSGSSGAPKGVVVEHRNLTPHLDWLAERLPLGPGDRLLQVAPYTFDASLTDFFWPLRAGATVVSVAEGDHLDPLAIATALVEQEITAVRLPRQFCRCCSTSRA from the coding sequence ATGTCGGACGAGGGTTTGTTGCACGCCCAGGTTCTCGGTGGAGCGCAGGCGGCTACGGCCTGGCTCGACAGTGACGGCACGTCGCTGACCTACCAGGAGCTGGAGGAGCGGTCGGGGCGGCTGGCGAGACGGCTGGCCGAAGCGGGCGCGGGCCCTGGTGAGCGGGTCGCGCTGTTCCTGGAGCGCGGGGCCGACATGGCTGTCGCGATGCTGGGTGCGCTGCGGGCCGGCGCGGCGTTCGTGCCCATGAGTCTGGCGGAACCCGCTCCTCGGCTGGCACGGATACTGACGGACTGCGCGCCGGCCGCGGTGCTGGTGCACGACGCGACCGCGGCCCGGTTCCGGCACGACGGTGTCCGCACACTCGGCGTGGACGCGGACGGGGACGTGGGCGGGGAGCACGGACCGGCCGTGGCCGGCTCCCCGGAGGATCCCGCTTACGTCATCTACACCTCGGGCTCGTCCGGCGCGCCCAAGGGCGTGGTCGTCGAACACCGCAACCTGACGCCGCATCTGGACTGGCTCGCCGAGCGGCTGCCGCTCGGGCCGGGTGACCGGCTGTTGCAGGTGGCGCCCTACACGTTCGACGCCTCGCTGACCGACTTCTTCTGGCCGCTCCGGGCGGGTGCCACGGTGGTCTCGGTCGCCGAGGGCGACCATCTGGACCCGCTCGCCATCGCCACCGCGCTGGTCGAGCAGGAGATCACCGCGGTCCGGCTCCCCCGGCAATTCTGCCGTTGCTGCTCGACGAGCCGCGCTTGA
- a CDS encoding condensation domain-containing protein, with amino-acid sequence MDSVSRMSPPDVAAADAPLAMSAFQRRIWLAELIDPDVRNHVPLAWEVAGRLDPGRLRAALGQLVAAHEILRTRFIEDDNGLSVRLREPWLPELEVLDLREAPDGMMDWLDAGVRRPFDLESGQLLRAALGELGDDRQVLLLCLHHLVIDGESVPLLLAELDRHYTTPDRPRPVVQYREFAAFQQRQRDTDAWNTDLLYWESTLQGASPDTPLPVPERPEPNGAFQVSLPAGLLDSLQKVQSERRVSWFMVAATALAVTLHRWAGLDDITFGSPTANRDEPPFAELLGPCLNTVVLRSRVTSDSTLLDALMQMRDQALDALEHQSVEFDDVVARLKPPRHFGRTPYTNVTLNMNLLDDHAADLDGTRLTPVLDDSLRSNYAKFGLTTTMAQRDGRLIALMAYRGDQLSASHAQELAAEFADVLTGFPQALNEPVMSPGTGRRR; translated from the coding sequence ATGGACTCCGTGTCGAGGATGTCGCCGCCCGATGTCGCCGCCGCAGATGCGCCCCTGGCGATGTCCGCTTTCCAACGGCGCATCTGGCTGGCCGAGTTGATCGATCCTGACGTGCGCAACCACGTGCCGCTCGCCTGGGAGGTGGCGGGCCGCCTGGACCCCGGTCGGCTGCGCGCCGCGCTGGGCCAACTGGTGGCCGCGCACGAGATACTCCGCACCCGTTTCATCGAAGACGACAACGGGCTGTCGGTGCGGCTGCGCGAACCGTGGCTGCCGGAGCTGGAGGTACTCGACCTGCGCGAGGCTCCCGACGGCATGATGGACTGGCTGGACGCTGGCGTTCGCCGGCCGTTCGACCTCGAATCCGGACAACTGCTGCGCGCCGCCCTCGGCGAGCTGGGCGACGATCGGCAGGTGCTGCTTCTGTGCCTGCATCACCTGGTCATCGACGGGGAGTCGGTCCCCCTCCTGCTCGCGGAACTCGACCGCCACTACACCACGCCGGACAGGCCGCGACCGGTCGTCCAGTACCGGGAGTTCGCCGCCTTCCAGCAGCGTCAGCGTGATACCGACGCCTGGAACACCGACCTGCTGTACTGGGAGTCCACGCTGCAGGGAGCGTCCCCGGACACACCACTGCCCGTACCGGAGCGACCGGAGCCGAACGGGGCGTTCCAGGTCTCGCTGCCCGCAGGGCTGCTGGACTCGCTTCAGAAAGTGCAGTCCGAGCGCCGCGTCAGCTGGTTCATGGTGGCCGCCACCGCCCTGGCGGTAACCCTGCACCGGTGGGCCGGCCTGGATGACATCACCTTCGGTTCCCCGACGGCGAACCGGGACGAGCCCCCGTTCGCCGAACTGCTCGGTCCGTGCCTGAATACCGTGGTGCTGCGCTCCCGGGTGACCTCGGACAGCACGCTGCTGGACGCGTTGATGCAGATGCGCGACCAGGCCCTGGACGCGCTGGAGCACCAGAGCGTCGAGTTCGACGATGTGGTCGCCCGGCTGAAGCCGCCCCGGCACTTCGGACGCACCCCCTACACCAACGTCACGTTGAACATGAACCTGCTGGACGACCACGCCGCCGATCTGGACGGCACGCGGCTGACACCGGTTCTGGACGACTCGCTGCGCAGCAACTACGCCAAGTTCGGCCTGACAACGACGATGGCGCAACGAGACGGCCGGCTGATCGCGCTGATGGCCTATCGCGGAGACCAGCTCAGCGCCTCTCACGCCCAGGAACTGGCTGCCGAGTTCGCCGATGTGCTGACCGGCTTCCCGCAGGCCCTGAACGAGCCGGTCATGTCCCCCGGAACGGGTCGACGCCGGTGA
- a CDS encoding thioesterase II family protein → MADIRVITRPAPHASVATLYCFPHAGGAGGEYARWVAHTLGLRLAAIQPPGRAHDLKQPALTSMPELVGEILAQVEFTPPFALFGHSMGALVAFEVARALQPKPLRLFVSSCPAPPRLTKSRSLHLLDDAELHAEIERNWGPLPAATTSDKELLTAALACYRADLQVLETYEYVPGPRLRSPITAIVGDAEPNGEAWTAGWRDQTDGGFASSVRPGGHFHTRQDTEGLVGLLTDTVRSDLIRAVRSEPSNLARAKRVMNR, encoded by the coding sequence GTGGCTGACATACGTGTGATCACACGCCCGGCACCGCACGCCTCCGTCGCCACCCTGTACTGCTTCCCGCACGCAGGCGGGGCGGGCGGGGAGTACGCGCGGTGGGTGGCACACACCCTCGGCTTGCGCCTGGCGGCCATCCAGCCACCTGGCAGGGCCCACGACCTCAAGCAACCGGCGCTGACCTCGATGCCGGAACTGGTCGGCGAGATCCTCGCGCAGGTGGAGTTCACCCCGCCGTTCGCCCTGTTCGGACACAGCATGGGCGCGCTGGTCGCGTTCGAAGTGGCCCGGGCCCTGCAACCGAAGCCACTGCGGCTCTTCGTCTCGTCGTGTCCGGCCCCGCCACGGCTCACCAAGTCCCGGTCGCTGCACCTGCTTGACGACGCCGAGCTGCATGCCGAGATCGAACGGAACTGGGGCCCGCTGCCTGCGGCGACCACGTCCGACAAGGAACTGCTCACCGCCGCGCTGGCCTGCTACCGCGCCGATCTCCAGGTACTGGAAACCTACGAGTACGTGCCGGGCCCCCGGCTGCGCAGTCCCATCACCGCCATCGTCGGTGACGCGGAGCCGAACGGCGAGGCGTGGACGGCGGGATGGCGCGACCAGACCGACGGAGGCTTCGCGTCGTCCGTGCGGCCAGGAGGTCACTTCCACACACGGCAGGACACCGAGGGCCTGGTCGGACTGCTCACCGACACGGTCCGGTCCGATCTGATCCGAGCCGTCCGGTCCGAGCCGTCCAATCTGGCGCGAGCCAAGCGAGTCATGAACCGATGA